In Oreochromis aureus strain Israel breed Guangdong linkage group 15, ZZ_aureus, whole genome shotgun sequence, a single genomic region encodes these proteins:
- the ndufa7 gene encoding NADH dehydrogenase [ubiquinone] 1 alpha subcomplex subunit 7 — protein MATATKFIQRLRNFLSGHDLQAKLQLRYEEIAKRTQPPPKLPVGPSHKYANNYYYSRDGRRESAPPTLVMSSQKALTAGSQVAETSKLPVTPGAVYKEPTISTDQPYL, from the exons ATGGCTACTGCTACTAAATTCATTCAAAGGCTGCGAAATTTTTTATCAGGG catgACCTGCAAGCCAAACTGCAGCTGCGATATGAGGAGATTGCAAAGAG GACACAACCACCACCCAAACTGCCAGTAGGCCCGAGCCACAAGTATGCCAATAACTACTACTACAGCAGAGATGGACGGAGAGAATCAGCCCCTCCCACACTCGTGATGTCCTCACAGAAAGCCCTTACTGCTGGCAG tcaAGTTGCTGAGACCTCAAAGCTTCCAGTGACTCCCGGGGCTGTTTATAAAGAGCCAACAATCTCCACAGACCAGCCCTACCTCTGA
- the LOC116328443 gene encoding low-density lipoprotein receptor-like isoform X1 yields the protein MGHLGAVFLLVVGLSFHVWGAAGHFVPACHQQREFTCSDGACISTLKVCDGHADCEDRSDELHCSHVWCTKGEFACQSRRCISMDYLCNGVDDCADGSDETSCMNCTTGFFSCGPSDACLPRNRVCDRRTDCRDGRDETGELCGLAQTLPQASPRCAASEFPCKNGHCIRHTWRCDQSEDCSDGSDEENCDQDECLVNNGGCSHYCVDQPMGFFCSCPDNMKLVSDSQCEEVDVCLERDTCDQLCVHNNSSFTCECQEGYRMNATTGECKAEGDEAQLVFTTSKGIQLKNISSSEYREMAPHVPGPLAVMISNRTLYWAQQGRVSIYRISMDRKPQENVLVLKVQDSVTSMAVDWIHQLLYWTSIERGWVSVAFLDGSAHQRLITGLDKPSAVAVDPLRGLLFWAERGGSPKIESAGLDGCDRKALVTSSIRQPVALSLDMPRQLLYWFDEGMRRISRVNLDGRQRKTVVESNGYLDRAFGLSVFEGFVYWSDEVTRSICRANKHNGRDLQVLLSNVTSPGRVLIIHPVLQPKGPSVCGRPRAVCHHECVIDLLTQGPKFSCVSPEMGRNKTEEIPAISRSVPATALSDPTFVGILSLIVFLSVLLVGMAVWWWRKELQPYRSLTVPSFSLKESQDPLISQEPPMGLDTPMVKETLLKRDLDGE from the exons ATGGGACACCTTGGAGCTGTATTTCTTCTGGTCGTGGGTCTCTCCTTCCATGTTTGGG GCGCTGCGGGTCACTTTGTGCCCGCCTGTCACCAGCAGCGAGAATTCACGTGCAGCGATGGCGCATGCATCTCCACTCTGAAGGTGTGTGATGGACATGCAGACTGTGAGGACCGATCGGACGAACTCCACTGCA GCCATGTGTGGTGCACCAAAGGTGAGTTTGCCTGCCAGAGCAGAAGGTGCATATCGATGGATTACTTATGCAATGGTGTGGATGACTGTGCCGATGGGAGCGACGAGACTTCCTGCATGAACTGCACTACTGGTTTCTTTTCCTGTGGGCCGTCTGACGCCTGCCTGCCTAGAAACAGGGTCTGCGACAGGCGGACTGATTGCCGAGATGGACGTGATGAGACCGGGGAGTTGTGTGGTTTAGCTCAAACCCTCCCGCAGGCGTCACCGAGATGTGCTGCGTCGGAGTTTCCATGCAAGAACGGCCACTGCATCCGTCATACCTGGAGGTGTGACCAGTCGGAAGACTGCTCTGACGGCAGCGACGAGGAAAACTGCG ATCAGGACGAGTGTCTGGTCAATAATGGTGGCTGTTCTCATTATTGCGTGGATCAGCCGATGGGTTTCTTCTGCAGCTGCCCCGACAACATGAAGCTGGTCAGTGACAGCCAGTGTGAGG aggTGGATGTGTGCCTGGAGAGGGACACATGTGATCAACTGTGTGTGCACAATAACAGCAGCTTCACCTGTGAGTGCCAAGAGGGCTACAGGATGAATGCAACAACTGGAGAGTGCAAAGCTGAAG GAGATGAAGCTCAGCTGGTCTTCACCACTTCCAAAGGGATCCAgctgaaaaacatcagcagCTCTGAGTACAGGGAAATGGCACCGCATGTGCCAGGGCCTCTGGCTGTCATGATTTCTAACCGCACACTATACTGGGCCCAACAAGGAAGAGTCTCCATTTACAG GATCTCCATGGATAGAAAGCCACAGGAAAATGTGTTGGTGCTGAAAGTCCAAGATTCGGTAACGAGCATGGCGGTGGATTGGATCCACCAACTTCTCTACTGGACCAGTATAGAGAGGGGGTGGGTTAGCGTGGCCTTTCTGGATGGTTCAGCTCATCAGCGGCTCATCACAGGGCTCGACAAACCCTCCGCAGTGGCTGTGGATCCTCTCCGAGG acTGCTTTTCTGGGCAGAACGTGGCGGCTCCCCAAAGATCGAAAGCGCCGGTTTGGACGGCTGCGACAGAAAAGCTCTGGTCACTTCCTCAATACGCCAGCCTGTAGCCCTCTCTCTAG ATATGCCTCGGCAGCTGCTGTACTGGTTTGACGAGGGAATGAGAAGAATCTCGAGAGTAAATCTAGACGGTCGTCAGCGTAAAACGGTGGTGGAGTCTAACGGCTATCTGGACAGGGCGTTTGGACTGTCTGTGTTCGAG GGATTTGTATATTGGAGTGACGAAGTTACGCGATCCATCTGCcgagcaaacaaacacaacggCAGAGACCTCCAAGTGCTTCTGTCTAACGTCACCTCGCCAGGTCGTGTGCTCATCATACACCCTGTTCTCCAACCAAAAG GACCCTCCGTTTGTGGACGTCCAAGGGCAGTTTGCCATCACGAGTGTGTCATTGACTTGCTGACTCAGGGCCCAAAGTTCAGCTGTGTTTCTCCAGAAATGGgaagaaacaaaacagaggaAATTCCTGCAATCTCTCGTTCAGTTCCTGCAACAGCTTTATCGGATCCTACATTTGTGGGAATCCTTTCTCTGATCG TGTTCCTCAGTGTCCTGCTGGTGGGAATGGCTGTGTGGTGGTGGAGGAAAGAATTACAACCTTACAGGTCTCTCACTGTGCCGAGCTTCTCCCTGAAGGAATCCCAGGACCCCCTCATCAGTCAAGAGCCACCGATGGGTTTAGACACACCTATGGTCAAG
- the LOC116328443 gene encoding low-density lipoprotein receptor-related protein 8-like isoform X2 — MCWKLSQLSRDQDECLVNNGGCSHYCVDQPMGFFCSCPDNMKLVSDSQCEEVDVCLERDTCDQLCVHNNSSFTCECQEGYRMNATTGECKAEGDEAQLVFTTSKGIQLKNISSSEYREMAPHVPGPLAVMISNRTLYWAQQGRVSIYRISMDRKPQENVLVLKVQDSVTSMAVDWIHQLLYWTSIERGWVSVAFLDGSAHQRLITGLDKPSAVAVDPLRGLLFWAERGGSPKIESAGLDGCDRKALVTSSIRQPVALSLDMPRQLLYWFDEGMRRISRVNLDGRQRKTVVESNGYLDRAFGLSVFEGFVYWSDEVTRSICRANKHNGRDLQVLLSNVTSPGRVLIIHPVLQPKGPSVCGRPRAVCHHECVIDLLTQGPKFSCVSPEMGRNKTEEIPAISRSVPATALSDPTFVGILSLIVFLSVLLVGMAVWWWRKELQPYRSLTVPSFSLKESQDPLISQEPPMGLDTPMVKETLLKRDLDGE, encoded by the exons ATGTGCTGGAagctatcccagctgtcacgaG ATCAGGACGAGTGTCTGGTCAATAATGGTGGCTGTTCTCATTATTGCGTGGATCAGCCGATGGGTTTCTTCTGCAGCTGCCCCGACAACATGAAGCTGGTCAGTGACAGCCAGTGTGAGG aggTGGATGTGTGCCTGGAGAGGGACACATGTGATCAACTGTGTGTGCACAATAACAGCAGCTTCACCTGTGAGTGCCAAGAGGGCTACAGGATGAATGCAACAACTGGAGAGTGCAAAGCTGAAG GAGATGAAGCTCAGCTGGTCTTCACCACTTCCAAAGGGATCCAgctgaaaaacatcagcagCTCTGAGTACAGGGAAATGGCACCGCATGTGCCAGGGCCTCTGGCTGTCATGATTTCTAACCGCACACTATACTGGGCCCAACAAGGAAGAGTCTCCATTTACAG GATCTCCATGGATAGAAAGCCACAGGAAAATGTGTTGGTGCTGAAAGTCCAAGATTCGGTAACGAGCATGGCGGTGGATTGGATCCACCAACTTCTCTACTGGACCAGTATAGAGAGGGGGTGGGTTAGCGTGGCCTTTCTGGATGGTTCAGCTCATCAGCGGCTCATCACAGGGCTCGACAAACCCTCCGCAGTGGCTGTGGATCCTCTCCGAGG acTGCTTTTCTGGGCAGAACGTGGCGGCTCCCCAAAGATCGAAAGCGCCGGTTTGGACGGCTGCGACAGAAAAGCTCTGGTCACTTCCTCAATACGCCAGCCTGTAGCCCTCTCTCTAG ATATGCCTCGGCAGCTGCTGTACTGGTTTGACGAGGGAATGAGAAGAATCTCGAGAGTAAATCTAGACGGTCGTCAGCGTAAAACGGTGGTGGAGTCTAACGGCTATCTGGACAGGGCGTTTGGACTGTCTGTGTTCGAG GGATTTGTATATTGGAGTGACGAAGTTACGCGATCCATCTGCcgagcaaacaaacacaacggCAGAGACCTCCAAGTGCTTCTGTCTAACGTCACCTCGCCAGGTCGTGTGCTCATCATACACCCTGTTCTCCAACCAAAAG GACCCTCCGTTTGTGGACGTCCAAGGGCAGTTTGCCATCACGAGTGTGTCATTGACTTGCTGACTCAGGGCCCAAAGTTCAGCTGTGTTTCTCCAGAAATGGgaagaaacaaaacagaggaAATTCCTGCAATCTCTCGTTCAGTTCCTGCAACAGCTTTATCGGATCCTACATTTGTGGGAATCCTTTCTCTGATCG TGTTCCTCAGTGTCCTGCTGGTGGGAATGGCTGTGTGGTGGTGGAGGAAAGAATTACAACCTTACAGGTCTCTCACTGTGCCGAGCTTCTCCCTGAAGGAATCCCAGGACCCCCTCATCAGTCAAGAGCCACCGATGGGTTTAGACACACCTATGGTCAAG